The Mucilaginibacter terrenus genome has a segment encoding these proteins:
- a CDS encoding DUF3291 domain-containing protein — translation MIVSLTIVRYRKSLVPFALLAMAVHRLPMALQQGCTFWKLLGSGRNGTFDLQPDWQQWGLMAAWDSIEDYEQFAESSFVAKWWKLLGRESWTILCRPMQAHGKWDGKEPFGKPDNKITTGAIAVLTRATIKMSRLKNFWSHVDEVANLMTTAPGYITSIGVGEAPVYRQATFSIWESFDQMKAFAYGSKQHAEVIKKTRSEGWYSEELFARFQIISSTGTINGQDPLQGLLTTTKNT, via the coding sequence ATGATCGTTAGCCTCACCATTGTTCGATACAGAAAATCGTTGGTTCCTTTTGCCTTACTGGCTATGGCCGTACACCGCCTGCCAATGGCACTGCAGCAGGGCTGTACCTTTTGGAAACTGCTTGGCAGCGGTAGAAATGGCACGTTTGACCTGCAGCCCGACTGGCAGCAGTGGGGATTGATGGCCGCATGGGACAGCATAGAAGATTATGAGCAGTTTGCTGAAAGCTCTTTCGTTGCCAAATGGTGGAAGCTACTGGGACGTGAAAGCTGGACTATCTTATGCAGGCCAATGCAGGCCCATGGCAAGTGGGACGGCAAAGAACCCTTTGGAAAACCGGATAACAAGATTACAACTGGTGCAATAGCGGTACTCACCCGGGCAACCATTAAAATGAGTCGATTGAAAAACTTTTGGTCGCACGTGGATGAAGTAGCCAACCTAATGACTACAGCTCCCGGGTACATTACCTCCATTGGCGTTGGCGAAGCACCGGTTTACCGGCAAGCTACCTTTTCTATATGGGAGAGTTTTGACCAGATGAAAGCCTTTGCTTATGGCAGCAAGCAACATGCAGAGGTGATAAAGAAAACCCGTAGTGAGGGTTGGTACAGCGAGGAGCTTTTTGCCAGGTTCCAGATCATTAGCAGTACAGGCACTATTAACGGACAAGACCCATTGCAGGGGCTTCTTACCACAACTAAAAACACATGA
- a CDS encoding DNA-3-methyladenine glycosylase produces the protein MKLTPEYYNSDDVVALSRDLIGKYLFTCIDGEVTGGYIVETEAYAGAIDKASHAYGNRLTPRTKTMFERGGVAYVYLCYGIHEMFNVVTSEAGRPHAILIRAIQPTDGLETIMRRRNMETVKPNITKGPGSVAKGLGISRNINAYSLQGDTIWIEDRGLVFPDEQVAAGPRVGVDYAGDDALLPYRFYVRGNIYVSKPNK, from the coding sequence GTGAAGTTAACTCCAGAATACTACAACAGCGACGACGTGGTTGCCTTAAGCCGCGACCTTATTGGCAAGTACTTATTTACCTGTATTGATGGTGAAGTTACCGGTGGATATATTGTTGAAACAGAAGCTTATGCAGGCGCAATAGACAAGGCGTCACACGCATATGGCAACCGCCTAACCCCGCGTACGAAAACCATGTTTGAGCGGGGGGGCGTGGCATACGTTTACCTTTGTTATGGCATACACGAAATGTTTAACGTAGTCACTTCGGAAGCTGGCCGTCCGCATGCCATACTCATTAGGGCTATACAGCCTACAGATGGTTTAGAGACCATAATGCGGCGCCGCAACATGGAAACAGTAAAGCCCAACATTACCAAAGGCCCCGGTTCGGTAGCGAAGGGCTTGGGAATATCCAGGAACATAAATGCTTACAGTTTGCAAGGCGACACCATATGGATTGAGGACAGGGGCCTTGTTTTTCCTGACGAGCAGGTAGCAGCAGGCCCGCGTGTAGGGGTAGATTACGCCGGAGATGATGCTTTACTACCTTACAGATTTTACGTTCGCGGCAACATTTACGTAAGCAAACCGAACAAATAA
- a CDS encoding GAF domain-containing protein produces the protein MAEDLHIIQSATKAEQYESLIPQIEALLTGEPDLVANLANVCAALKEQFKWFWVGFYLVKDGELVLAPFQGPVACTRIAKGKGVCGSAWQQEKTLIVPDVELFPGHIACSSLSKSEIVVPLFSNGQVVGVLDVDADETDQFDHVDEKYLTQIVELIRF, from the coding sequence ATGGCAGAAGACCTACACATCATCCAGTCGGCAACTAAGGCCGAACAATACGAATCGCTCATCCCACAAATTGAGGCACTGTTAACCGGAGAGCCAGATTTGGTGGCCAACCTGGCTAATGTTTGTGCCGCGTTGAAGGAACAGTTTAAATGGTTTTGGGTAGGCTTTTACCTGGTTAAAGATGGTGAACTGGTGCTGGCGCCGTTCCAGGGGCCGGTAGCCTGTACACGCATTGCCAAAGGAAAAGGCGTATGCGGATCGGCCTGGCAGCAGGAAAAAACCCTGATAGTGCCTGATGTGGAACTTTTCCCGGGCCACATTGCCTGCAGCTCCTTATCAAAATCAGAAATCGTTGTGCCTCTGTTTAGCAACGGGCAAGTTGTGGGCGTACTGGACGTTGATGCTGACGAAACCGACCAGTTTGACCACGTAGACGAAAAGTACCTTACCCAAATAGTTGAGCTGATTAGGTTTTAA
- a CDS encoding DUF6580 family putative transport protein translates to MSLQKINTRNTVLILMIIAAAAFRFLSYKYTALSNFTPVGAIALFGGAYFTDKWKAYLVPLVTLFVSDIFINYLYTSKWVLFYSSSIWLYLCFALMVLAGSLIKKVNVGTVGLASLAAVLIHWLVMDLPWLYGTMYPHTLTGYGTSLVAAIPFEKNMILGDLLFGTILFGGFELAKSKYAVLQGRKQLAL, encoded by the coding sequence ATGTCATTACAAAAGATCAATACCCGTAATACCGTACTCATCCTCATGATCATCGCAGCTGCGGCATTCCGTTTTTTAAGTTACAAGTATACCGCGTTAAGTAATTTTACGCCCGTAGGTGCTATTGCACTTTTCGGTGGAGCATACTTTACAGATAAATGGAAAGCTTACCTGGTGCCGCTTGTTACCTTGTTTGTGAGCGACATTTTTATCAATTACTTGTATACATCTAAATGGGTATTGTTCTACAGCAGTTCTATATGGCTGTACCTTTGCTTTGCTCTGATGGTATTGGCAGGGTCGTTGATAAAAAAGGTTAACGTTGGTACTGTCGGGCTTGCTTCATTAGCAGCTGTGCTCATCCACTGGCTTGTTATGGATCTGCCATGGCTTTACGGTACCATGTACCCGCATACGCTTACCGGCTACGGTACTTCGCTGGTTGCAGCAATCCCATTCGAGAAAAATATGATTCTCGGCGATCTTCTTTTCGGTACAATCCTTTTCGGGGGATTTGAATTAGCTAAAAGCAAGTACGCCGTTCTGCAAGGCAGGAAACAACTGGCACTTTAA
- a CDS encoding SIR2 family NAD-dependent protein deacylase translates to MKNIIVLTGAGISAESGLKTFRDSDGLWEGYNIEDVATPEAWQRNPELVQQFYNERRKNVLESQPNAAHLALARLQEKYNVTIITQNIDDLHERAGSTNVVHLHGIITRSQSSINPNLTYPMSGWEIKMGETCELGSQLRAHVVWFGEAVPMIETAAQLCSEADVFILVGTSLAVYPAAGLIHYVPRDVTRYIIDLNIPVSSGARVVEMPYKATIGVPMLVDKLLTNA, encoded by the coding sequence ATGAAAAACATAATAGTACTAACCGGCGCGGGAATAAGCGCTGAGAGCGGCTTAAAAACCTTCAGGGACAGCGATGGATTGTGGGAAGGATATAACATTGAAGATGTAGCCACCCCTGAAGCATGGCAGCGCAACCCCGAACTGGTTCAACAATTCTATAATGAGCGGCGCAAAAATGTTTTGGAGTCACAACCAAACGCTGCTCACCTGGCACTGGCCCGACTTCAGGAGAAGTATAACGTTACTATCATCACCCAGAATATAGATGACCTGCACGAACGGGCGGGATCAACTAATGTGGTGCACCTTCATGGTATAATCACCCGGTCGCAATCCAGCATAAACCCAAATTTGACCTATCCAATGTCCGGCTGGGAAATTAAAATGGGAGAGACCTGTGAACTTGGTTCGCAGCTGCGCGCCCATGTGGTTTGGTTTGGCGAGGCTGTGCCTATGATAGAAACCGCTGCACAACTTTGTAGTGAGGCCGACGTGTTTATACTCGTAGGTACTTCTTTGGCCGTATACCCGGCAGCCGGCCTTATCCACTATGTGCCGCGTGATGTTACCCGCTATATTATAGATCTAAACATTCCGGTTTCATCAGGGGCCAGGGTGGTAGAAATGCCTTATAAAGCCACCATTGGTGTGCCTATGCTGGTAGATAAACTGCTCACAAACGCTTAA
- the kynU gene encoding kynureninase: MMYQNNIDFARELDAQDELKDFRNEFLIPQHKGEDAIYLCGNSLGLQPRSAVAYVQEQLNSWQQNAVEGWFMGNDPWLSYHKPLLKPLADILGAQESEITIMNSLTVNLHLLMVSFYKPTGKRYKIIMEAGAFPSDQYAVESQARYHGFDPKEAIIEVAPRPGELTLRTEDIIQKIDEHADSLALVLFSGINYYTGQLFDLEAIAKAGHAVGAYVGFDLAHAAGNVPVKLHNWNADFACWCSYKYMNSGPGGISGAFVHERHFNDTSLNRFAGWWGYRRDKQFLMAPGFEPEVGAEGWNVSTAPIPLLALHKASLDIFARADLNRLRAKSELLTGYLEYLIADVNTKIGNEQYSIITPNNKFERGCQLSVVCKSNAKATFNYLADNGIIGDWREPDVIRLSPVSLYNTFTDVYAAAEHLFKAFTDLN; encoded by the coding sequence ATGATGTACCAGAACAATATAGACTTTGCGCGGGAGCTAGATGCTCAGGATGAGCTTAAAGATTTCCGTAATGAGTTCCTGATCCCTCAACACAAGGGTGAGGACGCCATTTATCTATGCGGTAATTCGCTGGGTTTGCAGCCGCGGTCTGCAGTAGCTTACGTGCAGGAACAACTTAACTCCTGGCAGCAAAACGCGGTAGAGGGCTGGTTCATGGGCAACGATCCATGGCTGAGCTACCATAAGCCGCTATTGAAGCCCCTGGCAGATATACTTGGCGCGCAGGAAAGTGAGATAACCATCATGAATTCGCTTACGGTGAACCTTCACCTGCTAATGGTAAGTTTCTACAAACCAACCGGTAAAAGGTATAAGATCATCATGGAAGCCGGAGCTTTCCCGTCTGATCAGTACGCGGTTGAAAGCCAGGCCAGGTATCATGGGTTTGATCCCAAAGAGGCTATAATTGAAGTAGCGCCGAGGCCAGGAGAACTTACGCTGCGCACCGAAGACATAATCCAAAAAATAGATGAACATGCTGATTCACTTGCATTGGTGTTGTTCAGTGGGATTAACTACTACACCGGGCAGTTATTCGACCTGGAAGCTATTGCAAAGGCGGGACATGCCGTCGGCGCTTACGTTGGTTTTGACCTGGCGCACGCAGCAGGCAACGTGCCTGTAAAGCTGCATAACTGGAACGCTGATTTTGCCTGCTGGTGTTCTTACAAATACATGAATTCGGGTCCTGGAGGGATAAGCGGAGCCTTTGTACATGAACGGCATTTTAACGATACATCACTTAACCGTTTTGCAGGATGGTGGGGTTACCGTCGTGATAAGCAATTTTTGATGGCACCCGGCTTTGAGCCCGAAGTTGGTGCAGAAGGATGGAACGTGAGCACGGCACCTATTCCGTTGTTAGCGTTACACAAGGCTTCGCTGGATATATTTGCCCGTGCAGATCTAAACAGACTTCGCGCTAAAAGTGAGCTTCTAACAGGCTATTTGGAGTATTTAATTGCAGATGTTAATACCAAGATAGGGAATGAGCAGTATAGCATTATTACACCCAATAATAAGTTTGAACGTGGGTGTCAGCTTTCGGTGGTTTGCAAAAGCAATGCTAAAGCTACCTTCAACTATTTAGCAGATAACGGCATTATTGGCGACTGGCGCGAACCGGATGTGATCCGTTTGAGTCCGGTTTCGTTGTACAACACCTTTACAGATGTTTACGCAGCCGCAGAACACCTTTTTAAAGCTTTTACAGACCTTAACTAA
- a CDS encoding alpha/beta fold hydrolase: protein MTKVYLISGLGADKRLYKNIILPDGYEAMTTDWLLPYPEDTLISFAQRIIDAYKIADGAIVIGVSLGGILAVEIAKKVKLQKVILISSIKTDSEAPWYFKLFRNVPVYKGIPGNLMTRVGFMVRPVFGHMMPDDLELFKSMLRNSSPVFMKWAMHAVLQWRNNIIPPNLYHIIGDKDQVFPPGYIKDPTAVIKGGTHIMVFDRAAEINKLLADILKLP from the coding sequence ATGACTAAGGTTTACCTAATTTCCGGCTTGGGTGCAGATAAGCGCCTGTACAAGAACATCATTTTGCCTGATGGTTATGAGGCTATGACAACTGATTGGCTGCTGCCATATCCGGAGGATACCCTAATAAGCTTTGCACAACGCATTATAGATGCATATAAGATTGCTGATGGCGCTATCGTAATCGGAGTGTCCCTGGGCGGCATACTTGCCGTAGAGATCGCAAAAAAGGTTAAGCTCCAGAAAGTAATCCTGATATCGAGCATTAAAACCGATAGCGAGGCGCCATGGTATTTTAAGTTGTTCAGGAACGTACCAGTGTACAAGGGCATCCCGGGCAATCTCATGACGAGGGTTGGCTTTATGGTACGCCCGGTATTTGGTCATATGATGCCGGATGACCTTGAATTATTCAAAAGCATGCTGCGCAACTCATCGCCGGTATTTATGAAGTGGGCCATGCACGCGGTGCTGCAATGGCGAAACAATATTATCCCACCAAACCTTTATCATATTATTGGCGATAAAGATCAGGTTTTTCCGCCCGGCTACATTAAAGATCCAACAGCGGTGATCAAAGGCGGTACACACATTATGGTGTTCGACCGTGCAGCTGAGATAAATAAGCTATTGGCAGATATACTAAAACTACCGTGA
- a CDS encoding pyridoxamine 5'-phosphate oxidase family protein, with amino-acid sequence MSDWSKTESLKYLQDKINEVRTAMLTTYNPEKGFSSRPMGTADVDAEGNIWFFTNEFSAKVSEISVENTVSLTYSDPKNHTYLSIMGEAEIVENKNKMKELWNPFIKAFFPEGLDDPKLALIKIVPTDAEYWDSSSSSMVVLFNMLKAAVTGKRYDEGNHGKIDL; translated from the coding sequence ATGAGTGACTGGTCGAAAACAGAGAGCCTGAAATACCTTCAGGACAAAATTAATGAAGTCAGGACTGCTATGCTTACCACATACAACCCTGAAAAAGGGTTTAGCAGCCGCCCGATGGGAACAGCAGATGTAGACGCCGAAGGCAATATTTGGTTCTTTACCAATGAATTTTCTGCTAAAGTAAGCGAGATATCCGTAGAGAACACCGTATCGTTAACCTATTCGGACCCTAAGAACCATACTTACTTAAGTATTATGGGCGAGGCGGAAATTGTGGAAAACAAAAACAAAATGAAAGAACTTTGGAATCCTTTCATAAAAGCCTTTTTTCCTGAAGGCCTGGATGATCCAAAACTTGCCCTGATCAAAATTGTACCAACCGACGCGGAGTACTGGGACAGCAGCAGTAGCAGCATGGTGGTATTGTTCAACATGCTTAAGGCGGCAGTAACCGGCAAAAGGTATGACGAAGGAAACCACGGCAAGATAGATCTGTAG
- a CDS encoding Dph6-related ATP pyrophosphatase yields the protein MTSCIFNWSGGKDSALALYHCLNNPELDIKYLVTTVNDAVDRISMHGVRTALLEQQAESISIPLYQIRLPEMPGMEAYDTIMRTHLERFKSEGITHSIFGDIFLEDLKKYRDNRLAEVGLTGIYPLWKRDTRELISEFLSLGFGTVIACVQERLEEFVGQEIGEELIAKLPDDVDVCGENGEFHTFVFKGPIFKKDISYTTGERVFKSYNAPKNSDDTCGGTVPAKSSGFWYCDLLPA from the coding sequence ATGACTTCTTGTATATTCAACTGGAGCGGCGGTAAAGACAGCGCGCTCGCGCTTTACCATTGCCTGAATAATCCTGAATTAGACATCAAATACCTGGTAACAACGGTTAATGATGCTGTTGATCGTATTTCTATGCACGGCGTACGCACTGCACTGTTGGAACAGCAGGCAGAAAGCATAAGCATCCCTTTGTATCAAATCCGCCTTCCGGAGATGCCGGGTATGGAAGCCTACGACACAATTATGCGCACACACCTGGAGCGTTTTAAAAGTGAGGGAATCACACATTCCATCTTTGGTGACATCTTTTTAGAGGATTTAAAAAAGTATCGGGACAACAGGCTGGCCGAGGTAGGGCTTACAGGTATTTACCCCCTTTGGAAGCGCGATACCCGGGAGCTGATCAGCGAGTTTTTGAGCCTTGGCTTTGGCACCGTGATAGCTTGTGTGCAGGAGCGATTGGAAGAATTTGTCGGCCAGGAAATAGGGGAAGAGTTGATAGCCAAATTACCGGATGATGTAGATGTATGCGGCGAAAACGGCGAGTTCCACACGTTTGTTTTTAAAGGCCCTATCTTTAAAAAAGATATCAGCTATACCACTGGCGAAAGAGTTTTCAAATCTTATAATGCGCCTAAAAACTCTGACGATACTTGCGGCGGCACTGTTCCTGCAAAATCTTCAGGTTTTTGGTACTGCGACCTTTTGCCTGCCTGA